The proteins below are encoded in one region of Pithys albifrons albifrons isolate INPA30051 chromosome 25, PitAlb_v1, whole genome shotgun sequence:
- the NBR1 gene encoding next to BRCA1 gene 1 protein isoform X5 — protein MNAYEKTSSCALQLHEKAVTEKLVLLKDEKKPLSHYSMLTQGLEEEFKNDKQLTIQQKLNETRTEKKSENPPEWFTSYLETFREQVVKETVEKLEQKLYEKLVHCNQPPDFCEGSVAAAPSPLESPDGQCDWLISCCNCQARIVGIRYQCSLCPAYNICEECEAGTYAHDPNHVLLKLRRPVLCTAENCSPAELPSHLPVTLEQVRLQKQMDKRFLKAEKQRLRAEKKQRKAEVRELKKQLKLHRKIHMWNSVHVLETSSSPTLKSESLQPNTFLSPNQPFQAIVPTLSAVFVDENLPDGTRLQPGTKFIKHWRMKNTGNVEWTSDTKLKLMWGNLTLASSEKKDVLVPSLPSGQIGTVSVEFVAPNIEGTYTSYWRLSHRGEQFGPRIWCSIVVDPSPAADYLESDWKGSGSCQKSKAPSIKQVASLKPEAGAQFVGEITEQAEISLPSIPLKIKNLPSEREFYIPSVDLLTAQDLLSFELLDINIVQELERVPHNTPVDMTPCMSPLPHDSPLLEKPGLGQIEEEENEGSGLKLVPGMAEACLPVDSTMVKVKAEHALNQEEGEEDMSGTQFVCETVIRSLTLDAAPDHRPPPPKSKTLQNSLQTLQDTFSCNMINEESPMINTNASSKKEAKIHQSEAMMENYCGDLPRSGESTSPCNGTANCDEEEDDDKDDVQSQGSSASSEDYIIILPECFDTSRPLGESMYSSALSQPSLEKAGEAETGAERPEGGSQAQTRRILSPSLTPAAVPLTPVTADTLPHTQRNLGSLSDHIFQEPNIPASENISSASHDQIQREERSDEDSHGVGSSGSLPSKQKFSEYPRYPQGSSIAGELVKGALSVAASAYKALFAGPPIIEQQPAATEEQTATLLSSLCEMGFCDRQLNLRLLKKHNNNMVQVVTELLQISNSDWYSSRC, from the exons ATGAATGCCTATGAAAAAACCTCTTCTTGTGCTTTGCAACTACATGAAAAAGCTGTTACAGAAAAGCTGGTGCTTCTGAAAGATGAGAAGAAACCTCTTTCACACTATTCCATGCTAACTCAGGGATTAgaggaagaatttaaaaatgacAAGCAGCTGACCATTCAG caGAAGTTAAATGAGACTcgaacagaaaaaaaaagtgaaaatcctCCAGAATGGTTTACGAGCTACTTGGAAACA TTCAGGGAACAAGTAGTTAAGGAGACTGTTGAGAAGCTGGAGCAGAAGCTGTATGAGAAGCTTGTTCATTGTAATCAGCCTCCAGACTTCTGTGAGGGCTCAGTtgcagcagcaccttccccttTGGAGAGCCCTGATGGCCAGTGTGACTGGCTGATCTCCTGCTGCAACTGCCAGGCCCGCATCGTCGGCATTCGCTACCAGTGCAG CCTTTGTCCAGCCTACAATATCTGTGAAGAGTGTGAAGCAGGAACATACGCACATGATCCAAACCATGTCCTGTTAAAGCTGCGCAGACCTGTCCTCTGCACGGCTGAGAattgcagccctgcagagctcccgTCGCACCTGCCTGTGACTCTGGAGCAAGTgag actCCAGAAACAGATGGACAAAAGATTTctgaaggcagagaaacaaagaTTACgagcagaaaagaaacagagaaaagcagaggttCGAGAGCTGAAAAAGCAGCTAAAATTGCACAGGAAAATTCATATGTGGAATTCTGTCCATGTATTGGAAACAAGCAGCTCACCTACTCTGAAATCTGAGAGTCTCCAACCTAACACCTTCCT GAGTCCTAATCAACCCTTCCAAGCAATTGTTCCAACACTAAGTGCGGTATTTGTGGATGAGAATTTGCCTGATGGTACTCGCTTGCAACCAGGAACAAAGTTTATCAAACACTGGCGAATGAAGAATACTGGCAATGTGGAATGGACCTCAGACACAAAG CTGAAACTTATGTGGGGAAATCTGACCCTGGCATCTTCTGAGAAGAAGGATGTGTTAGTGCCATCCCTTCCATCGGGACAAATAGGAACTGTTTCAGTTGAGTTTGTAGCTCCTAATATAGAAGGAACTTATACTTCTTACTGGAGACTGTCACACAGAGGGGAACAGTTTGGGCCAAGGATCTGGTGCAGTATTGTTGTGgatccctctccagctgctgacTATCTAGAAAGTGATTGGAAGGGTTCTGGCTCCTGTCAGAAGAGTAAAGCTCCCAGCATCAAACAG gTTGCATCCTTAAAACCAGAAGCAGGTGCTCAGTTTGTGGGTGAAATCACAGAGCAGGCTGAAATATCTTTGCCAAGTATTCCTTTAAAGATCAAAAATCTGCCAAGTGAGAGAGAATTTTATATTCCATCTGTTGACCTCCTCACTGCACAG GATTTGCTGTCCTTTGAGCTGTTGGACATTAATATTGTGCAGGAATTGGAGCGAGTGCCACACAATACTCCTGTTG ACATGACTCCATGCATGTCCCCtttgccacatgacagccccTTGCTGGAGAAACCTGGCTTAGGTCAGatagaggaggaggagaacgaGGGGAGTGGACTTAAGCTAGTGCCTG GAATGGCAGAAGCCTGCCTTCCTGTGGACTCCACCATGGTGAAGGTGAAAGCTGAGCATGCGTTGAAccaggaggaaggggaagaagatATGAGTGGGACTCAGTTTGTCTGTGAAACTGTAATTCGATCTCTGACCCTGGATGCTGCACCTGACCACAGGCCCCCCCCACCAAAAAGTAAAACCCTTCAGA ACTCTCTACAAACACTGCAAGACACCTTCAGTTGCAATATGATAAATGAAGAATCTCCTATGATAAATACTAATGCCAGTTCCAAAAAGGAAGCAAAGATTCATCAGTCAGAGGCAATGATGGAAAATTACTGTG GGGACCTTCCACGGTCTGGTGAGAGCACGAGCCCTTGTAATGGTACTGCCAATTGtgatgaagaggaggatgaTGATAAAGACGATGTTCAGAGTCAAGGCTCCTCTGCTTCGTCAGAGGATTATATCATTATTCTCCCCGAGTGCTTTGACACCAGTCGGCCTTTAGGCGAGTCCATGTATAGTTCGGCTCTTTCTCAGCCCAGTTTGGAGAAGGCAGGAGAAGCTgaaacaggagcagagaggCCAGAAGGGGGAAGCCAGGCACAGACCCGCAGGATTTTGTCACCTTCGCTAACACCAGCTGCGGTACCGTTAACCCCAGTGACTGCTGACACCTTGCCCCATACACAAAG GAATCTTGGATCTCTTTCAGATCATATCTTCCAAGAACCAAACATACCAGCTTCAGAGAATATCTCCTCTGCTTCTCATGATCAAATACAAAGAGAAG aacGCAGTGATGAAGACAGTCATGGTGTAGGATCTTCTGGATCTCTCCCTAGTAAACAGAAGTTCTCCGAATACCCAAG GTACCCTCAAGGAAGCAGCATTGCAGGAGAACTTGTCAAAGGAGCTTTGTCAGTTGCTGCTTCTGCCTACAAAGCATTATTTGCTGGACCACCGATTATTGAGCAG CAGCCTGCAGCTACAGAAG
- the NBR1 gene encoding next to BRCA1 gene 1 protein isoform X4: MSELVRILLASKLEADYCVKVSFDLDNIQIKYIDEDNDEVSVNSKEEYEEALKIAVKQGNQLQMNAYEKTSSCALQLHEKAVTEKLVLLKDEKKPLSHYSMLTQGLEEEFKNDKQLTIQQKLNETRTEKKSENPPEWFTSYLETFREQVVKETVEKLEQKLYEKLVHCNQPPDFCEGSVAAAPSPLESPDGQCDWLISCCNCQARIVGIRYQCSLCPAYNICEECEAGTYAHDPNHVLLKLRRPVLCTAENCSPAELPSHLPVTLEQVRLQKQMDKRFLKAEKQRLRAEKKQRKAEVRELKKQLKLHRKIHMWNSVHVLETSSSPTLKSESLQPNTFLSPNQPFQAIVPTLSAVFVDENLPDGTRLQPGTKFIKHWRMKNTGNVEWTSDTKLKLMWGNLTLASSEKKDVLVPSLPSGQIGTVSVEFVAPNIEGTYTSYWRLSHRGEQFGPRIWCSIVVDPSPAADYLESDWKGSGSCQKSKAPSIKQVASLKPEAGAQFVGEITEQAEISLPSIPLKIKNLPSEREFYIPSVDLLTAQDLLSFELLDINIVQELERVPHNTPVDMTPCMSPLPHDSPLLEKPGLGQIEEEENEGSGLKLVPGMAEACLPVDSTMVKVKAEHALNQEEGEEDMSGTQFVCETVIRSLTLDAAPDHRPPPPKSKTLQNSLQTLQDTFSCNMINEESPMINTNASSKKEAKIHQSEAMMENYCGDLPRSGESTSPCNGTANCDEEEDDDKDDVQSQGSSASSEDYIIILPECFDTSRPLGESMYSSALSQPSLEKAGEAETGAERPEGGSQAQTRRILSPSLTPAAVPLTPVTADTLPHTQRNLGSLSDHIFQEPNIPASENISSASHDQIQREERSDEDSHGVGSSGSLPSKQKFSEYPRYPQGSSIAGELVKGALSVAASAYKALFAGPPIIEQQPAATEEQTATLLSSLCEMGFCDRQLNLRLLKKHNNNMVQVVTELLQISNSDWYSSRC, translated from the exons ATGTCTGAGCTGGTTAGAATCCTGCTTGCATCAAAGCTGGAAGCAGATTACTGT GTTAAAGTTTCATTTGACCTGGACAACATTCAGATCAAATACATTGATGAGGATAATGATGAG GTCTCTGTGAACAGCAAAG aGGAATATGAAGAGGCTCTGAAG ATTGCAGTTAAACAAGGAAATCAACTTCAGATGAATGCCTATGAAAAAACCTCTTCTTGTGCTTTGCAACTACATGAAAAAGCTGTTACAGAAAAGCTGGTGCTTCTGAAAGATGAGAAGAAACCTCTTTCACACTATTCCATGCTAACTCAGGGATTAgaggaagaatttaaaaatgacAAGCAGCTGACCATTCAG caGAAGTTAAATGAGACTcgaacagaaaaaaaaagtgaaaatcctCCAGAATGGTTTACGAGCTACTTGGAAACA TTCAGGGAACAAGTAGTTAAGGAGACTGTTGAGAAGCTGGAGCAGAAGCTGTATGAGAAGCTTGTTCATTGTAATCAGCCTCCAGACTTCTGTGAGGGCTCAGTtgcagcagcaccttccccttTGGAGAGCCCTGATGGCCAGTGTGACTGGCTGATCTCCTGCTGCAACTGCCAGGCCCGCATCGTCGGCATTCGCTACCAGTGCAG CCTTTGTCCAGCCTACAATATCTGTGAAGAGTGTGAAGCAGGAACATACGCACATGATCCAAACCATGTCCTGTTAAAGCTGCGCAGACCTGTCCTCTGCACGGCTGAGAattgcagccctgcagagctcccgTCGCACCTGCCTGTGACTCTGGAGCAAGTgag actCCAGAAACAGATGGACAAAAGATTTctgaaggcagagaaacaaagaTTACgagcagaaaagaaacagagaaaagcagaggttCGAGAGCTGAAAAAGCAGCTAAAATTGCACAGGAAAATTCATATGTGGAATTCTGTCCATGTATTGGAAACAAGCAGCTCACCTACTCTGAAATCTGAGAGTCTCCAACCTAACACCTTCCT GAGTCCTAATCAACCCTTCCAAGCAATTGTTCCAACACTAAGTGCGGTATTTGTGGATGAGAATTTGCCTGATGGTACTCGCTTGCAACCAGGAACAAAGTTTATCAAACACTGGCGAATGAAGAATACTGGCAATGTGGAATGGACCTCAGACACAAAG CTGAAACTTATGTGGGGAAATCTGACCCTGGCATCTTCTGAGAAGAAGGATGTGTTAGTGCCATCCCTTCCATCGGGACAAATAGGAACTGTTTCAGTTGAGTTTGTAGCTCCTAATATAGAAGGAACTTATACTTCTTACTGGAGACTGTCACACAGAGGGGAACAGTTTGGGCCAAGGATCTGGTGCAGTATTGTTGTGgatccctctccagctgctgacTATCTAGAAAGTGATTGGAAGGGTTCTGGCTCCTGTCAGAAGAGTAAAGCTCCCAGCATCAAACAG gTTGCATCCTTAAAACCAGAAGCAGGTGCTCAGTTTGTGGGTGAAATCACAGAGCAGGCTGAAATATCTTTGCCAAGTATTCCTTTAAAGATCAAAAATCTGCCAAGTGAGAGAGAATTTTATATTCCATCTGTTGACCTCCTCACTGCACAG GATTTGCTGTCCTTTGAGCTGTTGGACATTAATATTGTGCAGGAATTGGAGCGAGTGCCACACAATACTCCTGTTG ACATGACTCCATGCATGTCCCCtttgccacatgacagccccTTGCTGGAGAAACCTGGCTTAGGTCAGatagaggaggaggagaacgaGGGGAGTGGACTTAAGCTAGTGCCTG GAATGGCAGAAGCCTGCCTTCCTGTGGACTCCACCATGGTGAAGGTGAAAGCTGAGCATGCGTTGAAccaggaggaaggggaagaagatATGAGTGGGACTCAGTTTGTCTGTGAAACTGTAATTCGATCTCTGACCCTGGATGCTGCACCTGACCACAGGCCCCCCCCACCAAAAAGTAAAACCCTTCAGA ACTCTCTACAAACACTGCAAGACACCTTCAGTTGCAATATGATAAATGAAGAATCTCCTATGATAAATACTAATGCCAGTTCCAAAAAGGAAGCAAAGATTCATCAGTCAGAGGCAATGATGGAAAATTACTGTG GGGACCTTCCACGGTCTGGTGAGAGCACGAGCCCTTGTAATGGTACTGCCAATTGtgatgaagaggaggatgaTGATAAAGACGATGTTCAGAGTCAAGGCTCCTCTGCTTCGTCAGAGGATTATATCATTATTCTCCCCGAGTGCTTTGACACCAGTCGGCCTTTAGGCGAGTCCATGTATAGTTCGGCTCTTTCTCAGCCCAGTTTGGAGAAGGCAGGAGAAGCTgaaacaggagcagagaggCCAGAAGGGGGAAGCCAGGCACAGACCCGCAGGATTTTGTCACCTTCGCTAACACCAGCTGCGGTACCGTTAACCCCAGTGACTGCTGACACCTTGCCCCATACACAAAG GAATCTTGGATCTCTTTCAGATCATATCTTCCAAGAACCAAACATACCAGCTTCAGAGAATATCTCCTCTGCTTCTCATGATCAAATACAAAGAGAAG aacGCAGTGATGAAGACAGTCATGGTGTAGGATCTTCTGGATCTCTCCCTAGTAAACAGAAGTTCTCCGAATACCCAAG GTACCCTCAAGGAAGCAGCATTGCAGGAGAACTTGTCAAAGGAGCTTTGTCAGTTGCTGCTTCTGCCTACAAAGCATTATTTGCTGGACCACCGATTATTGAGCAG CAGCCTGCAGCTACAGAAG